A window of Sphingorhabdus lacus contains these coding sequences:
- a CDS encoding S-(hydroxymethyl)glutathione dehydrogenase/class III alcohol dehydrogenase: MKTRAAVAFEAKKPLEIVELDLEGPKAGEVLVEIMATGICHTDAYTLDGLDSEGLFPSVLGHEGAGIVREVGAGVTSVKPGDHVIPLYTPECGKCKTCLSGKSNLCTAIRATQGKGLMPDGTTRFSYKGQPIFHYMGCSTFSNFTVLPEIAVAKIRGDAPFQTSCYIGCGVTTGVGAVTNTAKVQPGDNVIVFGLGGIGLNVLQGAKMAGANMIVGVDINPDREEWGKKFGMTHFVNPKDVEGDIVQHLVALTDGGAEYTFDCTGNTTVMRQALEACHRGWGTSIIIGVAEAGKEISTRPFQLVTGRNWRGTAFGGAKGRTDVPKIVDLYMDGTIQIDPMITHVLTLDEINKGFDLMHAGESIRSVVVY; the protein is encoded by the coding sequence ATGAAGACCCGCGCCGCTGTAGCTTTTGAAGCGAAGAAGCCACTGGAGATTGTCGAACTTGATCTCGAAGGCCCGAAGGCGGGTGAAGTTCTGGTAGAAATTATGGCGACGGGCATTTGCCATACCGACGCTTACACGCTCGACGGATTGGACAGTGAAGGCCTCTTTCCCAGCGTTCTGGGCCATGAAGGTGCAGGCATCGTACGCGAAGTTGGTGCGGGCGTCACCAGTGTGAAGCCCGGCGATCACGTTATTCCGCTCTACACCCCCGAATGCGGCAAGTGCAAAACCTGCCTGTCCGGAAAATCGAACCTGTGCACCGCGATCCGCGCAACGCAAGGTAAAGGCCTGATGCCAGATGGCACAACAAGGTTCAGCTATAAAGGTCAGCCGATCTTCCATTATATGGGCTGCTCGACCTTTTCGAACTTCACGGTTTTGCCGGAAATCGCCGTCGCGAAAATCCGTGGCGACGCGCCGTTCCAGACCAGCTGCTACATTGGTTGCGGCGTGACGACGGGCGTCGGCGCTGTCACAAACACCGCAAAGGTGCAACCCGGCGACAATGTCATCGTCTTTGGTCTGGGTGGCATCGGCCTGAACGTGCTGCAAGGCGCGAAGATGGCGGGCGCGAACATGATTGTCGGCGTTGATATTAATCCCGACCGCGAAGAATGGGGCAAGAAATTCGGCATGACGCACTTCGTTAACCCCAAGGATGTCGAAGGCGATATTGTCCAGCATCTGGTGGCGCTGACCGACGGCGGGGCGGAATATACGTTCGACTGCACGGGTAACACGACCGTAATGCGCCAAGCACTCGAAGCATGCCATCGCGGTTGGGGCACCAGCATCATCATCGGCGTCGCCGAGGCAGGCAAAGAAATCAGCACGCGTCCATTCCAGCTGGTGACCGGCCGCAACTGGCGCGGGACTGCCTTTGGTGGGGCGAAAGGCCGTACCGACGTTCCGAAGATCGTCGATCTCTACATGGACGGCACGATCCAGATCGACCCCATGATCACCCATGTTCTGACGCTCGATGAAATCAACAAAGGCTTCGACCTTATGCATGCAGGCGAGAGCATCCGAAGCGTCGTAGTTTATTGA
- the purU gene encoding formyltetrahydrofolate deformylase yields the protein MVQSGADFVLLIACEDRKGIVAAVANSIASQDCNIIESSQYGDASTGRFFMRVAISCPEEMTSERFNSAFLPVATAFRLDWRVHDLRKKLRAMIMVSQGGHCLNDLLYRTSTKRLPMDVTSIVSNHMTWKRRADHEGIEFHHLPITPENKLEQEAKLLAMVEEQQVDLIILARYMQVLSDQLCRKLDGRVINIHHSFLPGFKGAKPYHRAYERGVKMVGATAHYVTPDLDEGPIITQDVSIVDHADTIEDLIAQGQDTESRVLARAVKLHLEHRVMLNGNRTIVFK from the coding sequence ATGGTGCAATCGGGGGCGGACTTTGTTCTTTTGATAGCTTGCGAAGACCGCAAGGGTATTGTTGCCGCAGTGGCAAATTCCATTGCGAGCCAGGACTGCAATATCATTGAAAGCTCCCAATATGGCGATGCAAGCACCGGCCGCTTTTTCATGCGGGTCGCCATATCCTGCCCGGAAGAGATGACATCTGAGCGCTTTAACTCGGCATTCCTTCCCGTGGCCACCGCATTTCGCCTCGACTGGCGGGTCCATGATTTACGCAAAAAATTGCGGGCGATGATCATGGTTAGCCAAGGCGGGCACTGCTTGAATGATCTGCTGTACCGGACATCGACTAAAAGACTGCCGATGGACGTCACCAGCATCGTCTCCAACCATATGACCTGGAAACGCAGGGCTGACCATGAGGGCATTGAATTCCATCATTTGCCGATCACACCTGAAAACAAGTTGGAACAAGAGGCCAAGTTGCTCGCTATGGTGGAGGAACAGCAGGTCGATCTCATTATACTTGCGCGCTATATGCAGGTGCTGTCCGACCAGTTGTGCCGCAAGCTGGATGGACGCGTCATCAACATTCACCACAGCTTTTTGCCGGGCTTCAAGGGCGCAAAACCCTATCATCGCGCCTATGAGCGCGGCGTCAAAATGGTTGGGGCAACGGCCCATTATGTAACGCCCGATTTGGATGAAGGCCCGATCATTACACAAGACGTCTCAATCGTCGATCATGCCGATACAATCGAAGACCTCATCGCCCAAGGTCAGGATACCGAAAGCCGGGTGTTGGCGCGCGCTGTTAAGCTACACCTCGAACACCGCGTTATGCTCAACGGGAACCGCACAATTGTTTTCAAATAG
- a CDS encoding TonB-dependent receptor, with product MKTYLKISTAAFVLASLGAGVGAAPAFAQETAEENDRGIQDIVVTATRREESANKVPLAITALGGDTLGDLNITKFDKLIEYLPNVRSASRGPGASSIFIRGLSTDSPGLQIAGTAGAQPTVALYVNDAPASLVGRNLDLYAVDLQRVEVLAGPQGTLFGASAMGGAVRYITNKPDVSEFHAGFNASYAFTKSGDESVAGDAFINIPIVKDKLALRAVFYTDRQGGYIDNVAGTFQMPFNGNVGIAGRLPTGNPLLVMRAIQSCQATATTAVPNCTGSLYTPPTRQVINNDKFVEKNYNDATYRGGRLALTWKVTDDWSLDLMHVRQELDTDGVFDFEPAVGDLQVTKFNENSLRDKVDLSTLTINGRLGALDLIYTGSYMNHRATQIADYAGYSNIGLYLPYYECDRGVYYTAAYNGNIGNTCYAPNKSYQVRNRTKRFTQEFRITTPADKRIRGTFGLFYDNNKLFDNTDWSYLQEAAGFIYRRAPNASVNANDTSVRPVQVGFFNDIQRKDKQFAAYGEASFDIVPEKLILTGGLRYYNEKASINGSSNGSFGGARGVYNPATGTYSPSATPPAFYNVSANLNVLYADASPAKYTGVLFKGNLTYRIGDGSLVYATYSDGFRPGGFNRRPCRVPSAICPTNADFVRLGTYVPDKVKNYEIGGKFALLNRSLQVNVAAYQIDWSNIQITVFDQNISNQTFTTNLVDARIRGLEGDITWRATDELTLNSAFSYNDSELTKYRKNTTVLRPLGGPLALSPKFQFNARLFWEKELASGLAPFAQVGFHYVGKSISDVIDNVDIRYQASNPTLGYVASIPVTYNGVLVRPGDVIAPIPAAQQLDSYATFSASFGVSKDEWRLEVFGDNLTDERPELYKSGNDGELRTTTSRPRTIGLRFSYKI from the coding sequence TTGAAAACCTATTTGAAGATATCGACCGCGGCGTTTGTGCTTGCGTCGCTTGGTGCCGGCGTAGGTGCCGCGCCTGCGTTTGCACAGGAAACGGCCGAAGAGAATGATCGTGGCATTCAAGACATTGTCGTTACCGCAACACGGCGCGAAGAGTCGGCTAATAAGGTGCCTCTGGCGATTACAGCTTTGGGCGGCGACACATTGGGTGATCTTAACATCACCAAATTCGACAAGCTGATCGAATATCTGCCAAATGTGCGTTCAGCCTCGCGTGGCCCTGGTGCTTCTTCGATCTTCATTCGCGGCCTGTCGACGGACTCTCCGGGTCTTCAGATTGCCGGTACTGCGGGCGCCCAGCCGACCGTGGCGCTTTACGTGAACGACGCGCCGGCTTCGCTGGTTGGTCGTAACCTTGACCTCTATGCCGTTGACCTGCAGCGCGTTGAGGTCCTGGCAGGGCCGCAAGGCACGCTGTTCGGCGCGAGCGCAATGGGCGGGGCCGTCCGCTATATCACTAACAAGCCGGATGTGAGTGAATTCCATGCCGGTTTTAACGCCAGCTATGCTTTCACCAAAAGTGGTGATGAGAGCGTTGCCGGTGATGCATTCATCAACATCCCGATCGTCAAGGATAAGCTGGCGCTTCGGGCGGTATTCTACACTGACCGTCAGGGCGGCTATATTGATAACGTAGCTGGAACGTTCCAGATGCCCTTCAACGGAAATGTGGGGATTGCTGGGCGGCTTCCGACCGGCAACCCGCTTCTTGTCATGCGGGCTATCCAGTCCTGTCAGGCAACAGCTACAACTGCTGTTCCAAACTGCACAGGCAGCCTTTACACACCACCAACACGTCAAGTCATCAACAACGACAAATTTGTAGAGAAAAACTATAACGACGCGACCTATCGCGGTGGTCGTCTCGCACTGACTTGGAAAGTGACCGATGATTGGTCGTTGGACCTGATGCATGTCCGTCAGGAACTCGACACCGATGGCGTGTTCGATTTCGAACCCGCGGTAGGCGATCTGCAGGTCACAAAGTTCAACGAAAACTCGTTGCGCGATAAGGTCGACCTGTCGACACTGACAATCAATGGCCGCTTGGGTGCACTCGATCTGATCTACACGGGTTCATATATGAACCATCGTGCTACACAGATTGCCGACTATGCCGGTTATTCGAACATTGGCCTGTATCTGCCCTATTATGAGTGCGATCGCGGCGTTTATTATACCGCAGCTTACAACGGTAACATCGGCAACACCTGCTACGCTCCGAACAAGAGCTATCAGGTCCGCAACCGGACCAAGCGTTTCACGCAGGAATTCCGGATCACCACGCCTGCCGATAAGCGTATCCGCGGTACGTTCGGTTTGTTCTATGATAATAACAAACTGTTCGACAACACCGACTGGTCTTATCTGCAGGAAGCTGCCGGCTTCATTTACCGACGGGCGCCGAACGCATCGGTCAATGCAAATGATACCAGTGTTCGTCCGGTACAGGTCGGCTTTTTCAACGATATCCAGCGTAAGGATAAGCAGTTCGCCGCTTATGGTGAGGCTTCCTTCGACATCGTTCCTGAAAAGCTGATACTTACCGGTGGTCTGCGCTATTATAATGAAAAGGCATCGATTAACGGTTCCTCGAACGGCAGCTTCGGTGGCGCACGTGGGGTATATAACCCCGCAACTGGCACCTACTCGCCTTCGGCAACGCCACCTGCATTCTACAACGTCAGCGCAAACCTGAACGTTCTGTATGCTGATGCTTCACCTGCGAAATATACCGGCGTGTTGTTCAAGGGGAACCTGACCTACCGTATCGGTGATGGTTCGCTGGTTTATGCAACCTATTCGGATGGCTTCCGTCCGGGTGGTTTTAACCGTCGTCCGTGCCGCGTACCAAGTGCGATCTGCCCCACCAACGCAGACTTCGTCCGCTTGGGTACCTACGTGCCCGATAAGGTGAAGAACTATGAAATCGGCGGCAAGTTTGCGCTGCTGAACCGTAGCCTTCAGGTCAATGTTGCTGCGTACCAGATTGACTGGAGCAACATCCAGATCACCGTGTTCGACCAGAACATCTCTAACCAGACATTCACCACCAACTTGGTGGATGCCCGGATACGCGGTCTGGAAGGCGACATCACATGGCGCGCAACGGACGAGCTGACGCTTAACAGCGCCTTCTCATACAATGACTCGGAACTGACCAAGTATCGCAAGAACACTACGGTTCTTCGTCCTCTTGGCGGACCGTTGGCGTTGAGCCCCAAGTTCCAGTTCAACGCCCGTCTGTTCTGGGAAAAAGAATTGGCATCCGGTCTCGCACCATTTGCGCAAGTTGGCTTCCACTATGTGGGCAAGAGCATCTCGGACGTGATCGACAATGTCGACATCCGGTATCAAGCATCTAACCCGACATTGGGTTATGTCGCTTCGATCCCGGTCACCTACAACGGCGTACTTGTGCGTCCCGGTGACGTCATCGCGCCAATTCCTGCGGCGCAGCAGCTCGACTCCTACGCAACCTTCTCCGCCTCATTCGGCGTATCGAAGGATGAATGGCGCCTTGAAGTGTTCGGTGACAATCTAACCGACGAACGGCCCGAACTGTACAAGAGCGGAAATGATGGTGAGCTTCGGACCACCACATCGCGGCCACGTACCATTGGTCTTCGTTTCTCGTATAAGATCTAA
- a CDS encoding tetratricopeptide repeat-containing sulfotransferase family protein yields the protein MTILAEASPETIDATLREARTHLQNARMAEAMVACRQVLDSAPENIDALYTLAVTQRMTRDIPAAIATLDQLIAVDPSYGRAWQERGHCLRDSGRREDAIAAYQRAVTHNGALVASWRMLSEMHGAAGRDGPADFARAQFTHLSQLPPELLSVASFIQEGRIFKAEQLCRAFLQSNGHHIEAMRLLAEIGMKFNAYDEAEFLLESCKVLEPENVSAHFDYVKVLRKRQKFEQALAEASELREKEPGNPEFEMLFANENLAVGNFDQAMLVYEALLGSMPNNPGINLTYGHALKTVGRQDDAISAYRRAYEARPDCGDAYWSLANLKTYRFTDDEIAQMQARESSPVTALDDRYHLCFALGKALEDRGDYDRSFEYYERGNRLKREELKYDPARLTKEMYLQRELVTSELFERYAGAGCPARDPIFIVGLPRAGSTLLEQILASHSQVEGTMELPNIFALAYRLDRQRLVGEEPEYPGNLGTLTPENLLQFGEEFIRDTRVYRKEGTPFFIDKMPNNFRHIGLIHMILPNAKIIDARRGAMGCCFSGFKQLFAEGQEFTYGLNEVGQYYKDYVDLMDHWDRVLPGKILRVRYEDVVVDLETQVRRLLDYCELPFEDACINFHQTERAVRTASSEQVRQPIFKSGVDQWENFSTHLDPLRTILGPQLAST from the coding sequence GTGACAATATTGGCGGAGGCTTCGCCGGAAACAATCGACGCAACTTTGCGCGAAGCACGTACGCATTTGCAGAATGCCCGGATGGCAGAAGCAATGGTTGCGTGCCGTCAGGTTCTCGATTCCGCGCCTGAAAACATCGACGCGTTATATACTCTGGCAGTGACGCAGCGGATGACTCGTGATATTCCCGCGGCAATCGCGACGCTGGATCAGCTTATTGCCGTCGATCCCAGTTACGGCCGCGCATGGCAGGAACGCGGGCACTGCCTTCGTGACAGCGGACGACGTGAAGATGCGATCGCCGCCTATCAGCGTGCGGTGACGCACAATGGCGCTCTTGTGGCCAGTTGGCGCATGTTGAGCGAGATGCATGGTGCTGCAGGTAGGGATGGTCCAGCCGATTTTGCCCGCGCGCAATTTACCCATCTATCCCAATTGCCACCCGAATTGCTCAGTGTCGCGAGTTTTATTCAGGAAGGCCGCATTTTTAAAGCTGAGCAACTCTGCAGGGCATTCCTGCAAAGCAATGGCCATCATATCGAGGCGATGAGGTTGCTTGCCGAAATCGGTATGAAGTTCAACGCCTATGACGAGGCCGAATTTCTGCTGGAATCCTGCAAGGTTCTGGAGCCTGAAAATGTCAGCGCACATTTTGACTATGTCAAAGTCTTGCGCAAGCGGCAGAAGTTTGAACAGGCGCTCGCCGAAGCTTCCGAGCTGCGAGAGAAAGAGCCTGGAAATCCCGAATTTGAAATGCTTTTCGCCAACGAAAATCTGGCGGTAGGCAATTTTGATCAGGCGATGCTCGTATACGAAGCCTTGTTGGGATCAATGCCGAACAACCCCGGTATCAACCTGACCTATGGACATGCCCTCAAAACTGTTGGTCGTCAGGACGATGCTATCTCAGCCTATCGTCGTGCCTATGAAGCACGCCCCGATTGTGGAGATGCGTATTGGAGCCTTGCCAATCTGAAAACCTACCGGTTCACCGATGATGAAATTGCCCAGATGCAGGCGCGGGAATCTTCTCCTGTTACTGCATTGGATGACCGTTATCATCTCTGCTTTGCATTGGGAAAAGCGTTGGAGGACAGGGGCGATTATGATCGATCCTTTGAATATTATGAGCGGGGCAATCGCCTGAAGCGCGAAGAGTTGAAATATGATCCGGCGCGGTTGACTAAGGAAATGTATTTGCAGCGCGAATTGGTGACCTCCGAACTGTTTGAGCGTTATGCTGGTGCGGGATGCCCGGCGCGCGACCCTATCTTTATCGTTGGTCTTCCTCGGGCGGGATCGACACTACTTGAACAGATTTTAGCATCGCACAGCCAGGTCGAAGGAACAATGGAGTTGCCGAATATTTTCGCGCTTGCCTATCGTCTGGATCGGCAGCGGCTTGTGGGCGAAGAACCCGAATATCCGGGCAATCTGGGCACCCTGACGCCTGAAAATCTGTTGCAGTTCGGTGAAGAATTTATCCGTGATACCCGCGTATATCGCAAAGAAGGTACGCCCTTTTTCATCGATAAAATGCCGAACAATTTTCGCCATATCGGATTGATCCACATGATCCTGCCGAACGCGAAAATTATCGATGCGCGGCGCGGTGCGATGGGGTGTTGTTTTTCGGGTTTCAAACAGCTTTTTGCCGAAGGGCAGGAATTCACCTACGGCCTGAACGAAGTTGGCCAATATTATAAAGATTACGTCGATTTGATGGATCATTGGGATCGTGTGCTGCCCGGCAAAATCTTGCGCGTACGCTATGAAGATGTGGTCGTGGATCTGGAAACGCAGGTGCGCCGTTTGCTCGATTATTGCGAGCTTCCCTTCGAAGACGCATGCATAAATTTCCATCAGACAGAACGCGCCGTCCGCACTGCAAGTTCGGAACAGGTGCGCCAACCGATTTTTAAAAGTGGAGTGGACCAATGGGAGAATTTCAGCACCCATCTGGATCCTTTACGCACAATATTAGGGCCGCAATTGGCATCAACTTGA